From a region of the Brachionichthys hirsutus isolate HB-005 chromosome 9, CSIRO-AGI_Bhir_v1, whole genome shotgun sequence genome:
- the sass6 gene encoding spindle assembly abnormal protein 6 homolog, translated as MEELFSSALQVIVRCGDCEDRRASLRVTIKLQLFSSPAHRKDLLVKLTDDLDPYFLFTLSISEDDFQSLKVQQGLLIDFGSFPQKFIELLNLCHSEQEADSPRFVLHLSCPSSALEGVASFGVVETNAFKHLNHLSLRLAQASDKEVKDHLAVCLRALKAEKQEIDMKLKKTEEDLTRQLNYTQQTLSEKSKDLDKLRSEWTSQSSCLSSRHSQELQSEREKALELQSRLQLQSEQLRRDLEDGHKKSNQQLQSRLTELESSCRELTERKYKNESAVRDLKIKLVSSEEESQRLKQQVQSFRRENSTLDTEVHEAERLANQLQMRLAVLEQQVKDQDQLMRRTKEVLEATQQQKESVEENAESKEIHIRKLEATVKSLSEELIKANGIIKKLQGEVRGLVGKIKVKNSVTVTQEKVLQDTSDKLQNVEKDLQNTRQQLTTKDDQISKLKEQLETTVQKLNESRDLLKTNENVISWLNKQLNEQQLSTKPPEGMETPSAVSATKGLKAHFYPQTSKPAPSLVMADDPAPKHRTMQPADRNVGDGAGLDSKYFEARDDGIPIYGLSSKPLLRELPQRPKPCVQSAYFSA; from the exons ATGGAGGAACTTTTCAGCAGCGCGTTGCAGGTGATCGTGAGGTGCGGCGATTGCGAGGACAG GAGAGCAAGTCTCCGGGTCACCATCAAGcttcagctgttcagcagcccCGCGCACAGAAAG GATCTTCTTGTAAAACTTACAGATGACCTAGATCCATATTTTCTCTTCACCCTTTCTATATCAGAAGATGACTTCCAAAG TCTGAAAGTCCAGCAGGGGCTGCTCATCGATTTTGGGTCGTTTCCTCAGAAGTTCATTGAGCTGCTGAATCTGTGCCACTCTGAGCAGGAGGCAGACAGTCCCAG GTTCGTGCTGCACCTGTCATGTCCGTCTTCGgcgctggagggcgtggccagctTCGGTGTTGTAGAAACGAATGCGTTCAAACACCTGAACCACTTGTCTCTACGGCTGGCCCAAGCCTCCGACAAAGAGGTCAAAGACCACCTGGCAGTCTGCCTGCGTGCCCTGAAG GCAGAAAAACAGGAGATTGACATGAAGCTgaagaagacagaagaggacCTAACCAGGCAGCTGAATTACACTCAGCAG ACGCTCTCTGAGAAGTCTAAAGACTTGGACAAACTGCGCTCCGAGTGGACAAGTCAAAGCAGCTGTCTGTCCAGCCGTCACTCTCAGGAGTTGCAGtccgagagagagaaagctttAGAG CTACAGAGCAGGCTTCAGCTGCAGTCTGAACAGCTTCGCCGGGACCTGGAGGATGGTCACAAGAAGAGCAACCAGCAGCTTCAGAGCAGGCTAACGGAGCTGGAGTCCTCCTGCCGAGAGCTCACGGAGAGGAAGTACAAAAACGAGTCTGCCGTCAGAGACCTGAAGATCAAGCTAGTGAGCTCAGAGGAG GAGAGCCAACGTTTGAAGCAGCAGGTCCAGTCCTTCAGGAGGGAGAACAGCACTCTGGACACAGAAGTTCATGAGGCAGAGCGTTTGGCGAACCAGCTGCAGATGAGACTGGCTGTTCTGGAACAGCAAGTGAAAGACCAGGACCAGCTCATGCGCCGGACCAAAGAGGTGCTGGAGGCTACTCAACAGCAGAAG gaATCAGTGGAAGAAAATGCTGAAAGTAAAGAAATTCATATTAGAAAACTTGAAGCAACAGTAAAATCACTGTCTGAGGAGCTGATAAAG GCTAACGGCATCATTAAGAAGCTTCAAGGAGAGGTTCGAGGTCTCGTCgggaaaataaaagtcaaaaatTCTGTGACTGTGACACAGGAGAAGGTCCTGCAGGACACATCAGACAAACTTCAAAATGTTGAGAAGGATTTACAGAACACTCGGCAGCAGCTCACCACAAAAGACGACCAG ATTTCTAAATTGAAGGAGCAGTTGGAGACGACGGTGCAGAAGCTAAATGAAAGCAGAGACTTGTTGAAAACAAATGAGAATG TTATAAGTTGGCTTAACAAGCAGCTAAATGAACAGCAGCTGTCCACAAAGCCGCCTGAAGGTATGGAGACACCTTCGGCTGTATCCGCAACCAAAGGACTAAAG gCACACTTTTATCCTCAGACGAGCAAACCTGCCCCATCGCTTGTGATGGCCGATGACCCCGCTCCTAAACACAGAACGATGCAGCCGGCTGACAGAAATGT TGGAGATGGTGCAGGTTTGGATTCCAAGTACTTTGAGGCGAGAGACGATGGCATCCCAATCTATGGTCTGTCATCCAAACCGCTTCTCCGAG agTTGCCTCAGCGACCGAAGCCCTGCGTTCAATCTGCGTACTTCTCTGCATGA
- the aspm gene encoding abnormal spindle-like microcephaly-associated protein has product MSEPLTSTQRGFLDFSPVRKDDGNKENNLPILSLIQFSRAPFVTFGTAKLGTSKSRVLRIENPTEDAEVEVTVEKIPSSKGFSVDHKAFTIQPDGSFSLTVTWSPAEEGGVRELIIFNANGGAVKHQAVLLGRAEAPTKKKKKILWDKIKNKREAGKRRTKTDRPLKTASNKTFQVGRKSQDRREKPGNPLSSVNERNVFNPAQSQRPLTSADRGNLPHTEKLLPIQSGKLMDGGGVSDRLMSKPRKVANTTLSPIGTPPRVYSEGPLPVPAGRVSRGIPVPSLEGALALIDSDLQGSPRDSGSSCGFSDSLESKSGNDARALPGSPQGSEPGEARLTFFVSRRVAASGADETGRVKKAPFSSATVTKAEAPQAANGLSGRKIKKSRRRLLDKTLESESGPDSPQLPVIDAGILERQGSSCDDRHRTPDFPVTPPLPMAPFLFSPSPAVGAAAVFTSPSPSPQSSSSPLAPKSNPSISELRPTASAPPYVQEDSFPDHLAANSKKRKSEEYLKRDGNTEDAGKPKCVKRSRAAASRSVQERSAPQRRAGSLRSTATPSLKKKTAPAVPARANQPRSNPPSRGGRPSRSTGASSTETVKVAAVAQSRLTFLKPAQTAIPRHPMPFAAKNMFYDERWAEKQERGFTWWINYVLTPDDFKVNTEVAKGNAVSIAMGNNKFSVPEAPTKEEMSFSTYTARRKLNRLRRAACQLFTSEAMVKAIQRLELEVEAKRLLVRKDRHLWRDIGERKKVLNWLLSYNPLWLRIGLETVFGELISLESNSDALGLAVFILQRLLWNPDIAAEFRHARVPHLYKDGHEEALSRFTLKKLLLLVCFLDKAKESRLIEHNPCLFCPEAEFKTTKDLLLAFSRDFLSGEGILSRHLGYLGLPVSHVQRPLDEFDFAVKNLAVDLRCGVRLVRVMELLVQDWTLLAKLRLPAISRLQKVHNVDLALQVLKSKGVDLKDEHGAAIDSRDVVDGHREKTLSLLWKIIFAFQVEVILDEDQLREEIGFLKTTLRTKRRLAALKADQGLQAGPVKRRTPYEHGSVKAALLMDWVRAVGDFYNLKAENFTVAFSDGRVLCHLIHHYHPSLLPGGAVSHSTTQTVECSPRGRLELSCSASDSDGSFESAPVGTNGPRSPSVEFKELLENERSNFRLVNTAVSFLGGVPAMINPADMSNTIPNEKVVMSYLSFLCARLLDLRNETRAARAIQGAWRKYKLKKDLQLYQERNSAAVKIQLVARTFLRRRRAERENRAAIITQSVWRGHATRKRLRLERRARLRALQHEAAAAIQAQWRMISARRAYQRLKSSVVVVQAQWRMRRAASAYTRIYRAATVIQKHARARAAAREERQHYLALRNAAVQMQRRYRGWKTQKTERESRAARVIQAAFKKRYEETLAKRRAAAVAIQSWYRMQRRLSEYRRVRRSAVLIQARCRGHAQRRRLQTLQLQRRSAVVIQSAFRGHAARRQVAQLRRAAVVIQRAFRASVERSAFVRLRRAAIAVQAAYRGKASRGSLKTQRKAATAIQAAFRKHAARKRYLLLQRAAGVLQLKFRATMLARATKEDYNALRRAALTVQAGVRGMRARTAQRERRRAATLIQSAVRMFLCRKKYLLLQSAAVVIQSRFRAHVARRAELNEYRRLKRAVLKLQAVYRGSRARGELQERHRAAAAIQAQFRMHRIHEAYRATKRAAVIIQGRYRAKRLRDEERQRYRAIRSAAVVIQAAHRGRRARREMAAMQRAAGLLQRTFRSNQDRKRFLAIRAAALVCQRRRRAATLARKERLGYLSKRRAVIRLQAAYRGRRVRAELVLWNRAATVIQSAFRRHREEVKFKATRSSAVILQRSYRSRLLQRRARETFLQTRRSAIVLQAAARGWFVRRDIRCQSQAATVIQSFWKCSAQRQSFQRKREAAVRLQRCVRAALLRRAERSNAARRRGAAITLQTRCRAWLARRQVREAAQAERRLRFASAAFHHVCAIKIQRALRAHWALESARRQIRCVLAVQRWVRARQQRRRYLEDRRKVLLAQRAVKHWLACRHKAAAVIQSAVRKFILLRRQKRVERGILKAQALWRGHRSRRLHDNPKAVTLRRRLRKVSAVVQEEDKLCNKTASGLEYLLRYKHFSHILGALKNLDTATRLSPECCERLGGSGATDVLFRLIRCCNRSVPCMDIITSSIQILLNLSKGAVNQSKGSSFENRFRGCSFGG; this is encoded by the exons aTGTCGGAACCGTTAACGTCGACCCAGAGAGGATTCCTGGACTTTAGTCCGGTACGGAAAGACGACGGCAACAAGGAGAATAATCTGCCGATTTTAAGTTTGATCCAGTTTTCAAGGGCTCCGTTCGTGACGTTTGGAACAGCGAAACTGGGAACATCCAAGTCGAGAGTTTTACGCATCGAGAACCCCACGGAGGACGCGGAGGTGGAGGTCACAGTGGAGAAGATCCCGTCGAGTAAAGGCTTCTCTGTGGACCACAAGGCGTTTACGATTCAG CCCGACGGCTCCTTCAGCCTGACGGTAACCTGGAGCCCGGCCGAGGAAGGTGGAGTCAGAGAGCTCATCATCTTCAACGCCAATGGGGGGGCCGTTAAGCATCAGGCTGTTCTGCTTGGGAGGGCAGAAgcaccaacgaagaagaagaag AAAATCTTATGGgacaaaatcaaaaacaaaagggaggccgggaagaggaggacgaaaaCGGATCGGCCGCTGAAGACGGCGAGCAATAAGACATTCCAAGTGGGACGAAAGTCGCAGGACAGACGTGAGAAACCTGGCAACCCGCTTTCCTCCGTCAACGAGAGGAACGTCTTTAATCCCGCCCAGAGCcagcgacctctgacctcagctgACCGGGGGAATCTTCCTCACACGGAGAAACTCCTGCCGATCCAATCTGGAAAGCTGAtggacggcggcggcgtgtcCGACAGGTTGATGAGCAAACCTAGAAAGGTTGCCAACACGACGCTGTCGCCCATCGGCACACCGCCTCGCGTTTACTCAGAGggcccacttcctgttcctgcggGTCGCGTCTCGCGTGGGATCCCGGTTCCGTCTTTGGAAGGCGCGCTGGCGCTAATCGACTCCGACCTTCAGGGAAGTCCTCGAGACTCCGGCTCGAGCTGCGGCTTCTCCGATTCCCTGGAATCCAAGAGTGGGAACGATGCCCGGGCGCTACCCGGGAGCCCGCAGGGGTCCGAGCCCGGCGAGGCGAGACTGACGTTCTTCGTCAGCAGGCGTGTCGCTGCTTCCGGCGCCGATGAGACAGGAAGGGTCAAAAAGGCTCCTTTTAGCTCCGCCACAGTTACAAAGGCCGAAGCGCCGCAGGCGGCGAACGGTTTGAGCGGGAGGAAAATAAAGAAGTCAAGGCGGCGGCTTCTGGATAAAACCCTGGAGAGCGAGTCCGGACCGGACTCTCCCCAGCTTCCCGTCATAGACGCGGGAATCCTGGAACGCCAAGGCTCCTCGTGTGACGACAGGCATCGAACCCCGGACTTCCCCgtcaccccccctctccctaTGGCTCCCTTTCTCTTCTCGCCGTCTCCCGCTGTCGGGGCCGCCGCGGTTTTCacttccccctccccctcccctcagaGCTCATCTTCCCCTCTCGCCCCAAAGTCAAACCCGAGCATTTCCGAGCTGCGTCCGACGGCGTCTGCCCCCCCGTACGTCCAAGAAGATTCGTTTCCCGATCACTTAGCGGCGAacagcaagaagaggaagagcgaggaGTATCTGAAGCGGGATGGGAACACCGAGGATGCTGGGAAACCCAAATGCGTCAAAAGGAGCAGAGCGGCAGCTTCTCGAAGCGTCCAGGAAAGAAGCGCACCTCAGAGGCGAGCAG GATCGCTGCGCTCCACGGCCACGCCCTCTCTGAAGAAGAAAACGGCGCCTGCCGTTCCTGCTCGGGCCAATCAGCCGCGCTCCAACCCCCCCTCCCGAG GCGGTCGCCCGTCGAGGTCGACCGGCGCGTCCTCTACGGAGACGGTGAAGGTCGCCGCCGTGGCGCAGTCGAGGCTGACCTTTCTCAAACCGGCCCAAACAG CGATCCCGCGACACCCGATGCCGTTCGCCGCCAAGAACATGTTCTACGACGAGAGGTGGGCGGAGAAGCAGGAGCGCGGTTTCACCTGGTGGATCAACTACGTCCTCACGCCGGACGACTTCAAGGTCAACACCGAGGTCGCCAAAG GAAACGCCGTCTCCATCGCTATGGGCAACAACAAGTTCAGTGTGCCCGAAGCCCCCACCAAGGAGGAGATGTCTTTCAGCACCTACACGGCCCGGCGCAAGCTGAACCGCCTGCGTCGGGCCGCCTGCCAGCTGTTCACGTCTGAGGCCATGGTCAAGGCCATTCAGAggctggagctggaggtggaggccaAGAGGCTGCTCGTGCGGAAGGACCGCCATCTTTGGCGGGACATCG gtgAACGTAAAAAAGTCCTGAACTGGCTTCTGTCCTACAACCCGCTGTGGCTGCGGATCGGCCTGGAG ACGGTCTTCGGAGAGTTGATCTCGCTGGAGAGCAACAGCGACGCCTTGGGTCTGGCCGTGTTCATCCTCCAGCGGCTCCTCTGGAACCCGGACATCGCCGCCGAGTTCAGGCACGCCAGAGTGCCACACCTGTATAAAGACG GCCACGAGGAGGCGCTGTCCCGCTTCACTCTGAAGAAGCTGCTCCTGCTGGTGTGTTTCCTGGACAAGGCCAAAGAGTCCCGGCTGATCGAGCACAACCCCTGTTTGTTCTGCCCGGAGGCGGAGTTCAAG ACGACGAAGGACCTGCTCCTGGCCTTCTCCAGGGACTTTCTGAGCGGAGAGGGAATACTTTCCCGCCACCTCGGCTACCTCGGGTTGCCCGTCTCCCACGTCCAGCGGCCCCTGGACGAGTTCGACTTCGCCGTGAAGAATCTGGCAGTCGATCTGAGATGCGGCGTGCGTCTCGT ACGCGTGATGGAGCTCCTCGTCCAGGACTGGACTCTGTTGGCTAAGCTCCGCCTCCCCGCCATCAGCCGCCTGCAGAAGGTCCACAACGTTGACCTCGCTCTGCAGGTGCTGAAAAGCAAAGGGGTCGACCTGAAGGACGAGCACG GCGCCGCCATCGATTCCAGAGACGTCGTGGatggacacagagagaaaacGCTGAGCCTCTTGTGGAAAATCATCTTTGCGTTCCAA GTGGAGGTGATTCTGGACGAGGATCAGCTGAGAGAGGAAATCGGCTTCCTGAAGACAACCTTGAGGACCAAACGGCGGCTGGCGGCGCTGAAGGCCGATCAGGGGCTGCAGGCCGGCCCCGTGAAGCGCCGGACGCCGTACGAACACGGCAGCGTGAAGGCCGCCCTGCTGATGGACTGGGTCCGGGCCGTTGGCGACTTCTACAATCTGAAG GCGGAGAACTTCACCGTGGCGTTCTCGGACGGCCGCGTCCTCTGCCACCTCATCCACCACTACCACCCCAGCCTCCTGCCAGGGGGGGCCGTCAGCCACAGCACCACTCAAACTGTGGAGTGCTCGCCGAGGGGCCGCCTGGAGCTCAGCTGCTCAGCCAGCGACTCCGACGGCTCCTTCGAGTCCGCTCCAGTCGGCACGAATG gCCCGCGTTCTCCGTCGGTGGAATttaaggagctgctggagaacgAAAGGAGCAACTTCAGGCTGGTTAACACTGCTGTGTCTTTCCTGGGGGGGGTCCCAGCCATGATTAACCCAGCTGACATGTCCAACACCATCCCCAATGAGAAG GTTGTGATGTCTTACCTGTCCTTCCTGTGCGCTCGTCTCCTCGACCTGCGGAACGAAACCAGAGCAGCTCGGGCCATTCAGGGCGCCTGGAGGAAATACAAATTGAAGAAAGATTTACAACTCTACCAG GAACGGAATTCAGCTGCTGTGAAAATCCAGTTAGTTGCGAGGACTTTCCTCCGGAGGCGCCGAGCTGAGAGGGAGAATCGAGCTGCCATTATTACCCAATCGGTCTGGAGGGGCCACGCGACCCGGAAGCGGCTGAGGCTGGAGAGACGAGCTCGACTTCGGGCTCTCCAGCACGAAGCGGCGGCCGCCATCCAG GCTCAGTGGAGGATGATCTCAGCCAGGAGGGCTTATCAACGCCTCAAATCCTCCGTCGTTGTCGTCCAAGCACAATGGCGAATGAGGAGGGCGGCTTCCGCCTACACAAGAATCTACCGGGCGGCAACAGTCATTCAGAAACACGCCCGGGCACGGGCTGCTGCGAGAGAAGAGAGGCAGCATTATCTCGCCCTGAGGAATGCAGCGGTTCAAATGCAACGAAGGTACAGAGGATGGAAAACCCAGAAAACGGAGAGGGAGAGCCGCGCGGCCAGAGTCATCCAAGCTGCGTTCAAGAAACGGTACGAGGAGACGCTGGCGAAGAGACGAGCCGCCGCCGTCGCCATTCAGTCTTGGTACAGGATGCAGAGGCGCCTCAGTGAATACAGGCGGGTCAGGAGAAGCGCCGTGCTCATTCAGGCCCGGTGCAGAGGTCACGCACAGCGGCGCCGCCTTcagacgctgcagctgcagcgccgCTCGGCTGTCGTCATCCAGAGCGCCTTCAGAGGGCACGCCGCCAGGCGGCAGGTGGCGCAGCTCAGACGGGCCGCGGTCGTTATCCAGCGTGCGTTCAGGGCCTCCGTGGAAAGGAGCGCGTTCGTCAGGCTGCGACGCGCCGCCATCGCCGTACAGGCAGCTTATCGCGGCAAAGCCTCCCGGGGATCCCTGAAGACGCAGCGCAAGGCGGCAACGGCGATCCAGGCAGCCTTCAGGAAGCACGCCGCCCGGAAGCGCTACCTGCTCCTGCAGAGAGCCGCCGGCGTTCTGCAGCTAAAGTTCAGAGCCACGATGTTGGCGCGCGCGACAAAGGAGGACTACAACGCCCTCAGGCGTGCGGCGCTCACCGTCCAAGCCGGAGTCAGAGGCATGAGGGCGAGGACGGCCCAAAgggagaggcgccgggcagcaACGCTCATTCAGTCTGCAGTGAGAATGTTTCTGTGTCGGAAGAAgtacctcctcctccagagtgcaGCCGTCGTCATCCAAAGCCGGTTCAGAGCTCACGTTGCCCGTAGGGCGGAGCTAAACGAGTACCGGAGGTTGAAGCGGGCCGTCCTGAAGCTGCAAGCCGTCTACCGGGGCTCCAGGGCGAGaggagagctgcaggagaggcaCAGAGCCGCCGCCGCAATCCAAGCGCAGTTCAGGATGCACAGAATCCACGAGGCTTACCGTGCCACCAAGCGTGCCGCAGTCATCATTCAGGGGCGCTACAGGGCCAAAAGGCTCCGGGATGAAGAGAGGCAGCGGTACCGGGCGATCAGATCTGCAGCCGTGGTCATCCAGGCAGCGCATCGCGGCCGCAGGGCCAGGAGGGAGATGGCAGCGATGCAGCGGGCCGCCGGACTCCTCCAGAGAACGTTCCGTAGCAATCAGGATAGGAAAAGGTTCCTCGCCATCAGGGCTGCAGCTTTGGTATGTCAGCGAAGGCGCCGAGCAGCGACCCTGGCAAGAAAAGAGCGGCTGGGCTACCTGTCAAAGCGCAGGGCCGTCATTCGCCTGCAGGCGGCGTACCGAGGCCGGCGGGTCAGGGCGGAGCTCGTCCTCTGGAATCGAGCTGCCACCGTCATCCAGTCTGCTTTCAGGAGgcacagagaggaagtgaagtTCAAAGCCACGCGTTCATCCGCCGTCATCCTCCAGAGAAGCTACCGCTCCCGTCTCCTTCAGAGGCGAGCGAGGGAGACCTTCCTGCAGACGAGACGGTCGGCCATCGTCCTGCAGGCGGCGGCCAGAGGCTGGTTTGTCAGGAGGGACATCAGGTGTCAAAGTCAAGCTGCCACTGTGATCCAGTCATTCTGGAAATGCTCAGCGCAGAGGCAAAGCTTCCAAAGGAAGAGGGAGGCGGCTGTGAGACTTCAGCGGTGCGTCCGGGCGGCGCTGCTCCGCCGGGCGGAGAGGAGCAACGCCGCCCGGAGGAGGGGAGCCGCGATCACACTTCAGACTCGCTGCCGAGCCTGGCTCGCAAGGCGACAG GTACGGGAGGCAGCGCAGGCAGAGCGGAGGCTCCGTTTCGCATCGGCGGCTTTCCACCACGTCTGCGCCATAAAGATCCAAAGAGCTCTGAGAGCTCACTGGGCCTTGGAGTCGGCCAGACGACAGATCCGATGCGTCCTCGCCGTACAG CGGTGGGTGAGAGCGCGGCAGCAGAGGAGACGCTatctggaggacaggaggaaggTGCTCCTCGCCCAGAGAGCAGTCAAGCACTGGTTGGCGTGTCGCCACAAGGCCGCGGCCGTCATCCAGAGCGCCGTCCGGAAATTCATCCTGCTCCGGCGCCAGAAGAGGGTCGAACGAGGCATTCTCAAAGCACAG GCTCTGTGGAGAGGACACCGCTCCCGCCGACTGCATGACAATCCCAAAGCGGTGACGCTGAGGCGTCGCCTGCGGAAAGTCTCCGCCGTCGTCCAAGAGGAGGACAAACTGTGCAACAAAACCGCCTCCGGCCTGGAGTACCTCCTCCGATACAAACACTTCTCCCACATCCTTGGCGCCCTGAAGAACCTCG ACACCGCCACCAGGCTGTCTCCAGAGTGCTGCGAGCGGCTGGGGGGGAGCGGCGCCACCGACGTCCTCTTCAGACTCATCCGCTGCTGCAACCGGAGCGTCCCCTGCATGGACATCATCACGTCCTCCATCCAGATCCTCCTGAACCTCTCCAAG GGGGCGGTAAACCAGTCAAAAGGAAGCTCATTCGAGAACCGCTTCCGGGGCTGTTCGTTTGGCGGCTGA
- the LOC137899626 gene encoding DEP domain-containing protein 1A-like gives MSSRIVTPGPYRATKLWNEVTRLFRAGMPVRKHRQNFRHHSSCFSASAAVDWLHQLLCSNSNFGPDVTRQQTVQLLQKFLKNRVIEDVKGRWGTEDFEDNNVLYRFPSASPLKPIPCAAPASAHSSVKKRPSFRDKESFFRFKTMKKHNRETQENVAPVLESGGDDQPIGEQFERQDLTVEDERELWRGVTLTHLQKILHVASLDEVLDQRCVNPQNIIHNMTKVNKHGVVTLEDQTDDLPFWVLSAMKSLASWPKYDTAQPSYPGFERDVFKTVSDYFYGLPQPLLTYDLYELFINVLVFSGYVAEPTAHQHGKRKKADPPSAPPPTKAFFRSTECLLLSLLRQGACDETESPMREVLVGTLQSRLGGLAGVQSGGGRSGSGAVGPLKRPTRSCSLETVLDDSARLTRQKLFLSNESLATGAHSNRIQTDIPADSASGSELLPVAPEKPPGCKTWSRLTGDSGTGPSLRQRPRHLRPRSVGSCLDIVVATKEEDAAGSKWRGRATSCLNVNSSASHPPSLTQAQGSHATTGPRPAPRPASRPAPSASRLWTRSAPSVVRRCLTSLDASKLRRPASLVRAPVCTPPGGSEHSLLQSQSEVVAIEALQLCTLLLPPASRRKLQLLMRMMSRISQNVDMPRLHPAIGTRTLMIHSFSGCVLGSAVECDLDELLATRLVSFLMDHQQRILSVPEYLLSAINVHIQYLRTVQVPIDGVSNGGDADPACAPLPIHTFCQQISGSEFENQTLAFTQKAMEELLDALLANPSISEKDRRKKLKQFQKAYPDIYRSRFPSSEQESSKPKIKPALLSIRKPKALGIRN, from the exons ATGAGCTCTCGTATTGTCACCCCTGGACCGTACCGAGCCACGAAGCTG TGGAATGAGGTCACGCGTCTGTTTCGGGCCGGCATGCCCGTCCGGAAACACCGGCAGAACTTTCGCCACCATTCCTCCTGCTTCAGCGCTTCTGCCGCCGTGGACTGGCTTCACCAGCTGctctgcagcaacagcaactTCGGCCCCGACGTCACCAGGCAGCAGACggtgcagctcctccagaaGTTCCTGAAGAACCGCGTGATTGAGGATGTGAAGGGTCGATGGGGCACCGAAGACTTTGAGGACAATAACGTGTTGTACCG ctttcCATCCGCCTCTCCTCTGAAGCCCATTCCCTGTGCGGCTCCCGCCTCGGCTCACAGCTCCGTGAAGAAACGGCCTTCCTTCAGGGACAAGGAGAGTTTCTTCCGGTTTAAGACGATGAAGAAGCATAACAGGGAGACGCAG GAAAATGTAGCTCCAGTTCTTGAATCGGGGGGAGACGATCAGCCAATCGGAGAGCAGTTTGAGCGACAGGATCTGACTGTGGAGGATGAACGGGAGCTCTGGAGAGGCGTCACCCTGACCCA CCTGCAGAAGATTCTGCACGTAGCTTCTCTTGACGAGGTTCTGGACCAACGTTGTGTGAACCCCCAGAACATCATCCACAACATGACAAAGGTCAACAAGCACGGCGTGGTCACCCTGGAGGACCAGACCG ATGACCTTCCGTTCTGGGTTCTGTCTGCTATGAAGAGCCTGGCTAGCT GGCCCAAGTACGACACGGCACAGCCGTCCTATCCCGGCTTTGAGAGGGACGTCTTCAAAACGGTGTCTGACTACTTCTACGGCCTTCCACAGCCGTTGCTCACGTACGACCTGTACGAGCTCTTCATCAACGTCCTGG TCTTTAGTGGGTATGTTGCAGAGCCCACGGCACACCAGCATGGCAAACGCAAGAAGGCCGACCCCCCCTCagcgccccccccaaccaaggCATTTTTCCGCTCCACCGAGTGTCTCCTCCTGTCGCTGCTCAGACAGGGGGCGTGCGATGAGACGGAGTCCCCGATGAGGGAGGTGCTTGTTGGGACGCTTCAGTCGCGGCTTGGGGGCCTTGCCGGCGTTCAGTCGGGGGGCGGCCGCTCCGGCTCGGGCGCCGTTGGTCCTCTGAAGCGTCCGACCAGGAGCTGCTCCCTGGAAACCGTCCTGGATGACTCGGCTCGTCTCACCCGACAGAAGCTGTTCCTGTCCAATGAAAGCCTGGCAACCGGTGCCCATAGCAACAGGATCCAGACCGACATCCCAGCAGACTCCGCATCTGGCTCCGAACTGCTCCCCGTTGCTCCTGAAAAGCCTCCGGGATGTAAAACCTGGAGCAGATTGACTGGAGATTCTGGAACGGGACCGTCGCTTAGACAGAGGCCACGTCACCTGCGGCCGCGCAGCGTCGGAAGCTGTCTGGACATCGTCGTAGCAACCAAGGAGGAAGATGCCGCGGGGTCAAAGTGGCGTGGTCGAGCAACCAGCTGCTTGAACGTGAACAGCTCAGCTTCTCATCCGCCGTCGCTGACCCAAGCTCAGGGGTCTCACGCTACCACGGGACCCAGACCCGCCCCCAGACCCGCCTCCAGACCCGCCCCCAGCGCCTCTCGTCTTTGGACCCGCTCTGCACCCTCTGTCGTCCGGCGCTGCCTCACCTCTCTGGACGCGTCAAAGCTCCGTCGACCCGCTTCATTGGTCAGAGCGCCTGTCTGCACGCCTCCGGGCGGCTCTGAGCACA gccTTCTCCAGTCTCAGTCTGAGGTCGTGGCCATTGAAGCCCTGCAGCTTtgcaccctcctcctccccccggCGTCCcgcaggaagctgcagctccTCATGAGGATGATGTCGCGCATCAGTCAGAACGTGGACATGCCTCGCCTCCATCCCGCCATCGGGACTCGAACgctg ATGATTCACTCGTTCTCCGGCTGCGTCCTGGGCAGCGCCGTGGAGTGTGACCTGGACGAGCTGTTAGCCACCAGGCTGGTGTCTTTTCTGATGGACCATCAGCAGCGCATCCTCTCAGTCCCAGAGTACCTGTTGAGTGCTATCAATGTTCACATACAGTACCTCCGCACGGTTCAG GTCCCGATTGACGGCGTTTCCAACGGCGGCGACGCAGATCCCGCTTGCGCTCCGTTGCCAATTCACACTTTCTGCCAGCAAATTAGTGGCAGCGAGTTTGAAAACCAAACGCTGGCATTCACCCAGAAGGccatggaggagctgctggacgcGCTGCTGGCAAACCCAAGTATAAGTGAGAAGGACCGACGCAAGAAGCTCAAGCAG TTTCAGAAGGCGTACCCAGACATCTACAGGAGCCGGTTCCCCTCCTCGGAGCAGGAAAGCAGCAAGCCGAAGATTAAACCGGCCCTCCTCAGCATCAGGAAACCCAAAGCGTTGGGCATCAGGAACTAA